Below is a genomic region from bacterium.
CGGTGGTACTATCACTGTGGCGTTGTCTGTTGGTGGAGGAACTGGAGGCAACGGCGGATCAGGCGGTGCTTCTGGTACAGGCGGTAGAAACGGGACCGGCGGCGCTGGCGGAGCAGGTGGAGCAACCGGTGCAATTTTTGTTGGTGGGGCAATTGGGCATAATTCTTTAGCTAATGTTTCTTTTGATAATATATTTTCTACAAATCATGTTTTAGTTAATGCTGATTCCGGCGGTACTGGCGGAGCCGGTGCTAACGGGTCTAATGGTGCGCTTGGCGGAGTAGGTGGCGCAGGTGGTTCTGGTGGTATAACCCAGCCAACTTCGCTTAGTGCTGGCGGGTTAATTGGGGATATTGTCGGTGCGGGTTCATCTGTGCTGAATTCTTATGCAACAGGGAATGTCACTATAACCGGTGATACCGGCGGTGTCGGCGGAGACGGAGGTTCGGGAGGAGCTGGTGTCGGCGGTATGACCGGAGGAGCTGGGGCTGTGGGAGGAGCTGGTGGTGCAGGCGGCTATGCTTATGGCGGCGGTTTGATTGGTTTTACTACGACAAACATATTTGTGGGCAATTCGTATGCGACTGGCAGTCTTACTGTTGTCGCGGGCAGCGGCGGCGCGGCTGGCAATGGCGGCGCAGGTGGCGCAGGCGGTTCGTCGTCTGTTGGCGGCGCAGGAGCAATTGGTGGCGCAGGCGGTGTCGGTGGGATTTCTTTTACGGGTGGACTAATCGGTGCTGCTGTCACTGGTGTAGTAACTAATTCCTATTCTACTGGGACTGTGTTAGGTACCTCCGGGAATGGTGGAAGTTCTGGCAACGGCGGCAACGGCGGAGCTGGAGGCAGCGGCGCGATCGGTGGTATTGGTGCTGTGGGAACAGTAGGTGCTGCTGGTGGCGCAAACTTTACAGGCGGTCTAATTGGTGATCATGCTCTTACTATTGAAACTTCAAATCATGTTACTGGAGCGGTGACTGGTATTTCTGGCAACGGCGGTAACGGCGGGGCAGGCGGGAGCGGGGGAGCTTCGGGTGCCATTACTAATGGAACAGCGGCAGCTGGCGGGGCAGGTGGCGCTGGCGGTGTTGGTGGAGCACTCAATGTAGGTGGTCTTGTAGGCAGAAGCAGTGCTGCAACAGGGATTATTAATAATTCATACGCAACTTCTGACGTTAACGCTACAAGCGGTAACGGCGGTAACGGCGGATCCGGTGGCGCTGGCGGTGATGGTTCGGCAGGAACTAACCATGCAGGCGGAGCCGGCGGTGTCGGTGGGGCAGGCGGCGCAGCAGCTGTAACGTTAGCTGCTTCATTGCAGATCGGTGGCCTGGTTGGTCAAAATGCCTTAGGTACAATTACTAATTCTTATACTCAAACCGGCACCGTTACTGCTAGTGGAGGATCAGGCGGAGCCAGTGCTCAGGGCGGTCTAGGCGGGACCGGAACAGGAACTGCATTATATGGTATCAGTGGAGCCGGCGGCGCAGGCGGCGCAGGCGGCGCAGTTTATGCTGGCGGATTAGTAGGTTACTCTTCTGGAGTAATTCAAGAAGGTTCTTATTCTAAAACAAGTATAGAGATCACCGGCGGAACCGGTTCGAATGGTTCGGCTGGCAGAAGCGGGGCATTAAATAGCGGTGTGGCTGGAAGTGCCGGCGGAGCCGGCGGAGCCTCAGGTTTGGCTTATATCGGAGGTTTAGCCGGATACTCAACATCGGACATTATTTTATCGTACGCGAGTTTTCATGCTGGGTCAGGCAAAGGAAATATAATTTTCCATGGCGGTATAGCCGGTAGTGGCGGCAACGGCGGGGATGGCGGCTCTGGCTTAACTGCTGGTAGTGTTGGAGGCGCAGGCGGCGCAGGGGGAGCCGGTGGCGTGGAGTCGGGAACGTTCGTAGGAGGTCTAGTCGGGTACAGTTCTGCTACAGGAGTAATAACTTCGTCCTATTCTGAAATTTTAACTATATCAGGTAATGAACAATCTGATGGCAACGGCGGCAGCGGCGGCAACGGTGGCGCAGGCGTTGGTTCCTTTATTGGTGGTGTAGGCGGAGCAGGCGGTGCCGGCGGCGCAGGCGGTGTTCGTGGGTTCGGTGGTTTAGTAGGTGATAACTTGGGTACCATTCAGTCCGATTCATATTCATCAGTGTCTATAAATATTAATGGACGAAACGGCGGCAACGGCGGCAGCGGCGGCAACGGCGGCGCTTCCGGTTCTTCGATTTCGACTGGAACTGCTGCTGCAGGTGGTGTTGGTGGCGTCGGGGGTGCAGGTGGTGCTACGTATGGGGGCGGATTAGTAGGTCGCATGACGGGTACTACTCAACTTTTGCAAATTTTAAATTCATACGCTACAGGTTCTGTGACGGTGGTTGGCGGCAACGGCGGCAACGGCGGCAACGGCGGAGCAGGTGGCGATGGTTCGGCTGGTACTTCGAGTCATATCGGCTCGGTCGGTGCTCTTGGCGGGGTTGCTGGTGTTGGTGGAGAGGCGGACGCCGGTGGGTTAGTTGGGATTAGCAACTTTACCAGCGGGACCAGTAACTTTTTATATACATATGCAACTGGAAATGTGTCTGCTACAGGCGGTAATGCGGGGACCGCGGGCGTATCTGGCAATGGCGGAGCATCCAGAGCAACTATTACAGGCGGCGCAGGTGGTGGTGCGGTAGCGGCAGCAGCCGGGGGTGCTAGCTATGCTGGCGGTTTGATTGGTAATAATAGAATTACTACTGGTTTAAGTGACGCTATTGCGTCGTATGCAACAGGGAATGTCTCTGCTACTGGCGGCAATGGGAGCAATGGTAGCGTTGGAGGCAATGGTGCAAATGGTGCGGCTGGTGGTGTTGGCGGTGCAGGCGGCGCTGGTGGTGCCGGGGGTGCCGGAGGCGAGTCTAATGCAGGTGGATTGTTAGGATACGGAAGTGTAACAACCGGTGGTAGTAAGTACTTCAACTCATATTCTACTGGGAACGTGGTTTCATCTACAGGCGGCAATGGCGGCAATGGCGGTAGTGCAGGCACTGCTGGCAACGGCGGTTCTGGTGCGGCCGGTGGTGCGACAGGCGCAGGCGGCGCAGGCGGCGCAGGCGGCGCCAGTTATGCAGGCGGCCTCACGGGTCAGTTAGTGGGAGCTGTTTTGATCACTACCAGCTATTCTACTAGAGATGTACTTGCTACAGGCGGAACAAGCGGTAATGGAGCAGCTGGCGTGAACGGCAGTAGTGGAGGCTCTGGCGCAATTGGCGGTGCAGGCGGCGCTGGTGGTGCGACAGGCGCAGGGGGCGCTAGCTATGCTGGTGGTTTGATTGGTAGCAGTGCCGGTATTATTGGTGGAATTTCTTATGCTACAGGAAACGTGACTTCTAATGGAGGCCAGACTGGAACTCCAGGCGCAGGCGGCGCAGGCGGCGCTAGTGGGAATATTTCTGGATCAACAGCAGCAACTGGCGGCGCAGGGGGCGCAGGCGGCGCTGGTGGTGCTAGTTATGCGGGCGGTTTGGTAGCAAACAATGCTGCGACAGGTATAATTTCTTATTCATACGCTACAGGTTCTGTGACTTCTTTAGGAAGAAATGGTGCTAATGGAGCTAATGCCGGTAGCGGGGGAGATGGATCTCTAGGCACGGGCAATCATGCCGGTGGCGCAGGCGGAACTGGCGGCGCAGGCGGCGCAGGCGGCGCTAGTTATTCGGGCGGGCTAATTGGTAATAACATCAATACCACGAATACAACCACTGCTAGCTATTCGACCGGTAACGTAGTAGGAACGAGTGGAACCGGCGGTAGTGGAGGTGTTGGTGGCAACGGCGGACTTCCAGGAAACGTTGGAGTCGGCGGTGTTGGCGGCATAGGCGGTGTTGCCGGAGCAGGCGGTGTTTTATACACTGGCGGTTTTGTAGGTTACAACAATGGAACAATTCAACAATTTTCATATTCAACAGGTAGCGTTTTGGGTACTGGCGGTGCCGGCGGAGCTGGAGGAACCGGCGGAATCGGAGCAAATGGCTTGAATGGAACAACAGCTAATGGCGGTAATGGTGGAGCAGGCGGCGCCGGCGGCGCCGGCGGCGCAGGTGCTGTGGTTTATGGCGGCGGTTTTACTGGATGGAACAATACTGCACGTACAATCAGGGACTCTTCTTCTAGTGGAAATGTCACATTAACCGGAGGAACCGGAGGTAATGGAGGAGCCGGAGGTAATGGAGGAACCGGAGGTAATGGTGTAGACGGCGGGACTGGTGGAACTGGCGGCGCAGCTGGGGCCAGAACTGCTGGTATAGTCGGTGGAATAGTATATGGCGGCGGTTTTGCTGGTTATAATGTCGGTACTTTGTTCGCAAATTATTCCGAAGGGGATGTGGTAGTTACCGGCGCTGCTGGTGGCGCAGGTGGTTCGGGCGGAACAGCAGGTAATGGCGGCGACGGCGGCGCGACAGGTGCCGGAGGGATAGGCGGTGCTCAAGGTGCTACCGCAGCAGGCGGCGCAGGCGGCGTTTTATATGCAGGCGGTTTTGCCGGATACAATTTTACGGCAGGTCTAATTCAGTATTCTTGGTCATCAGGTGACGTTACTACTACCGGAGGTAATGGCGGCGCAGCGGGTATTGCAGGAACTTCTGGTAATGGCGGCAACGGCGGCACGCTTGCAGGCGGCGCAGGCGGCGCAGCTGTTGCAGGCGGCGCAGGCGGCGCAGGTGGAGCCAGTTTTGCCGGGGGATTCATCGGTGCCTCTTTAACAACCGGCAGTTTTGATACAAGTTATTCTTACGGTAACGTGACTATGACAGGTGGTAACGGTTCGATGGGTGGAACTGGCGGGGCAGGCGGCAATGGCGGTATCGGGGGATCGGGCGGTTCTGGCAATGGCGGTAACGGTACTGTGGGAGGTGTCGGTGGTGTTGGTGGTGTCGGTGGAGCAGTAACGGGTGGAGGTTTGGTCGGTCAAAACACTGGAGCGATTACTAACGCTTACTCTCTTGGAAATGTAACTGCGACCGCCGGAACTCCTGGGAATGGTGGCACTGGCGGTACTGGCGGCAATGGTGGCGCTGCTGGAGGCGGTTCCGTGGGTACCAATGGCAATGGCGGTGCAGGTGGAGCGGGTGGCGCAGGTGCTAACGCTCATGTTGGTGGTTTGCTTGGAAGCCATGCTACATCTGTAATAACAAATGTTTATTCGTCAGGTTTTCCTTCTGGGATTAAGTCAAATGGAGCAACTGGCGGTGCAGGTGGAATCGCTGGTACTGGCGGCAGTGGGGGCAGTAATGGCGCCACAGGTGCTACTGGTTCTTCTGCTTCGACTCAGTATTTAGGCGGTATGACAGGTTTGGCTTCTAGTGGTACTTATGTGTCTACCTATTGGGACACAGATACTTCTGGTTTTGGTGCAGGAAGTGGTGCAGGAAGTGGTGCAGATCCATTAGGAATGACTGGCAAGACTACTGCCGAGATGGAGCAAGAAGCAACTTTTGTTGGGTGGGATTTTACGTCTCTTGTGTGGGATATTGAAGAGAATAATACTTACCCTCATTTTAGTTATCAGACCGTTCCAGGCAGTCCTATTAATGTTGTGGCTGTAGCCGGTAACGGGGAAGCAACTATTACCTTTAGTCCTCCAGCTGATAATGGAAGCTCCACTATCACTTCTTACACCGTGACATCTAACCTTGGTCACACCGCTACTGGCGGTTCTTCGCCTATAACCGTAACCGGGCTTACTAACGGCGTGACTTATACTTTCACAGTCACGGCTACAAATTCTAGCGGCACTAGTATTTCTTCTGCAACCAGCAACGCCGTGACTCCAGCCACAGTGCCAGACGCTCCAACTGGAGTGAGCGCCGTGCATGGAAACGGCCAGGCTACAATTAGCTTTACTCCTCCAGTTGATAACGGCGGCAGCGCAATTACCGGTTACACCGTGACATCTAACCTGGGTCATACAGCTACTGGCGGCTCTTCGCCTATAACCGTAACCGGCCTCACTAACGGCGTCACCTATACTTTTACCGTAACGGCTACTAATGCGGTCGGGCCAGGAGCTGCATCGGGGACCAGCAACGCCGTTACTCCGGCGACTGTGCCGGGTGCCCCAACTGGAGTTAGCGCTGTTCACGGGAACGGAGAGGCTACAGTAACATTTACTCCGCCCGCATCAAATGGCGGCTCCACTATCACTTCTTACACCGTGACATCTAACCTGGGCCATACAGCTACTGGCGGTTCTTCGCCTATAACCGTAACCGGGCTTACTAACGGCGTGACTTATACTTTCACAGTCACGTCTACAAATGCAGAGGGTACAGGCGTAGCTTCTGGCACCAGTAATTCGATTGTGCCATCTACGGTTCCAGATGCCCCAACAGATGTAAGTGCAGTAGCGGGCAATGGTCAGGCTACAATTAGCTTTACTCCTCCAGTTGATAACGGCGGCAGCGCAATTACCGGTTACACCGTGACATCTAACCTGGGCCATACAGCTACTGGCGGTTCTTCGCCTATAACCGTAACCGGCCTCACTAACGGCGTGACTTATACTTTCACAGTTACAGCCACGAACATCAATGGTACCGGATCGGCGTCTGGTGCATCCAATTCGGTTACTCCGTCTACTATTCCAGATGCCCCGACAATCGGTACTGCTACTAGAGGCGATGGGGAAGTGGTGATTACCTTTACTCCGAATGGCAATGGCGGTTCGGCTATCACAAGCTACACCGTAACATCTAACCTTGGGCACACGGCCACTGGCGGTTCGTCTCCGATCACAATTACCGGCTTAACCAATGGTGTAACTTATACTTTTACCGTAACAGCTACCAACGCTAATGGTACCAGTATAGCTTCTGCAGCTAGCAATGCCGTGACATTTGCTTCGGCTCCCGATGCTCCTACTAGCGTGACTGCTGTAATGGGTAACGGTGAAGCAACTATTAGCTTCACTCCTGGAGCCAATAACGGTGCCGTGATTACTTCCTATACAGTAACTTCCAGCGGCGGACAGACGGCAACGGGCGGGGCATCACCAATTACAGTTACTGGATTAACAAATGGCACATCCTACACATTCACTGTAACTGCCACCAATGCAGTAGGGACTAGCGCTGCCTCTAATGCCAGTAATTCTGTTACCCCTTTGTCTGTACCAGGCGCTCCGACCGGAGTTTCTGCGGTTCGCGGAAATGGCGAGGCGACAATAACCTTTAGCGCTCCTGCGGATAACGGCGGCTCTGCAATTACTAACTACACCGTAACATCTAACCTTGGCCACACCGCTACTGGCGGGTCATCTCCTATTACTATCACAGGTTTAACCAATGGCGTTACCTACACATTTACCGTAACAGCTACTAACTCTTATGGAACAAGCGTGGCATCTGGCACAAGTAATTCCGTCACTCCAGCTACAGTTCCAGGCGCTCCGACCGGAGTTTCTGCGGTCATGGGCAATGGCGAGGCGACAATAACATTTAATGCCCCAGGCAGCAACGGAGGCAGTCCTATAACTTCGTATACCGTCACTTCTAACCTGGGTCACACGGCCACAGGCGGTTCTTCTCCAATTATCATTACAGGACTCACTAATGGTACCGCCTATACTTTCACTGTGACCGCAACCAATGCAATCGGTACAGGATCGGCTTCTTCTGCGTCTAATTCGGTCACTCCCGCCACAGTTCCAGGCGCTCCGACCGGAGTTTCTGCTATAGCGGGAAACGGCGAAGCGACAATAACCTTTAGCGCTCCTGCGGATAATGGTGGCGCTGCAATAACTTCGTACACTGTCACTTCCAACCTTGGGCACACGGCCACTGGCGGTTCGTCTCCTATCACAATTACCGGCTTAACCAATGGCGTAACTTATACTTTTACCGTAACAGCTACTAACGCAGCGGGAACCGGCGCTGCATCTAGTACTACAAATTCCGTAGTTCCTACCAGCGTTCCGGGGGCACCCACTTCTGTTTCTGCGACTGGCGGCAATGGTCAGGCCACCATCAGCTTTACAGCACCGGTGAGCAATGGCGGTTCGCCGATAACTTCTTATACAGTAACATCTAACCTTGGGCACACGGCCACTGGCGGCAGTTCGCCAATCACTATTACCGGGCTTACTAACGGAACTACATACACCTTTACTGTGACTGCTACAAACGCCGCGGGCACAGGCAGTGCTTCTGGAACTAGCAATTCAGTGGTTCCAGCAACAGTTCCAGGAGCCCCTACTAGCGTTGTGGCTGTAGCAGGCGATGGAGAAGCAACTATCACTTTCACAGCACCGGCTTCGAATGGCGGTTCTGCTATCACAAGTTATACAGTAACCTCCAACTTGGGCCATACCGCCACTGGGGGTAATTCTCCAATAACTTTGACTGGCTTAACTAATGGTGTATCTTACACCTTTACAGTCACGGCTACTAACGCAATAGGGACCGGTTCTGCTTCTACTGCTAGCAATTCCGTTACTCCTGCGACCGTGCCTGATGCTCCAACTAACTTAGCCGCTACTACGGGCGATACCCAGGTTAGTCTGACTTGGTCAGCCCCAGCATTCAATGGTGGATCCGCAATCACCAGTTACACTGTGACTTCTAACATTGGTGGACATTCTGCGACAGTTGCGGGCACCTCGGCCACTATGACCGGCTTAACCAACGGCGTAACTTATACATTCACCGTAACTGCCACCAACGCAATCGGCACGAGCACAGCTTCCGGAACAAGCAATTCTGTTACCCCGGCGACCGTTCCGGGTGGGCCTACAAACCTTGCGGCAGTTATCGGCGACAGTAGTGTAGACTTGTCGTGGTCTGCCCCGGCAAGCAATGGCGGCTCGGCAATTACAGATTACGTAATCGAATACCAGTTGACTACCGGCGGCTCTTGGTCCGTATTTGCTGACGGCGTAAGTACCAGCACCTCGACCACAGTTACAGGGCTTTCCAACGACAATTCCTACGATTTTCGAGTTAGCGCCAAGAATATCATTGGTGCAGGCAGTGCTTCTACAGATGTGTCCGCGACTCCCGGTGCCCCTGCTCAAGTATTAATCCAAAGCTTTACCGATCTGACTGTTACTACTATCGGTACGGCCGTTAGGATTACTAACGAAGGTTCGACTGCCTATGAATATCAGTACTCATGGTGCGTAACCGATTCAGATCTAAACACGTGCGGAGGTGGAGATGATATATTTGCTGCTAGCGCGGCCAAATTGATCAACCCGCTAGAAGATTTTGATACTACATTGAATTCAACGGTAGCAACTCCTGGTAGCTATTGGTTCCATTTGAATGTATTCTTCGGTTCTGAATCCTCATCTTCCACTCAATCCTTTACGGCAATAGCGGATTCCACCCCGCCTCCTAGCGGCGGCGGTGGCGGAGGCGGCGGTGGTGGCAGTTTTGCCCCTCCAGCAACTACTCCGCAAGCAGAAATTGCTCCGCATGCTGACGGCACACTTGTCCAGGATGGAAATACTTTCTACTTGGTCACAAACGGCCAGCGTATCGGATTTAGAGATGAACAGGAATACAAGTCTTATGGTTACACTTTTGAGCAAGCCGTTCCTGCGTCCGCTGCAGATAAATCGTTGCCGATGACGGGAATCGGACGAGCTATGGAGGGAACATTAGTGCTCGATGCGTCAGATGGAAAAACCGTGTACATGATAGGTTCCAATAGCACTAAGCGCGGTTTTGTTTCCAGCAAAGTGTTCCAGTCTCTTGGCTATAGTTTTGCTAATTTGCCAAAGATTAATCTAAGCGACTATCCTACCGGCGATCCAATTGGCGACGCTACTAAGCCACACCCTGATGGTGCTTTAGTTATAGAAAACAAGACAATTTGGTGGATTCGCAATGGTCAAAAGACCGGTTTTGAAAGCATGACAGTGTTCAATACTTACGGGTTTAATCTGGCACGCGTGGTGAAAGCAAATAGCGCCGATCTCGCTCTGCCGGAGGGTCCATTGGTTAAACTGAGAGATGGTACTCTGGTTCTGGATCAGGGAAATTACTTTGTCATTTCTCGCGGTAAGAAGTGGGCGTTCTCCGGTGAAAGCGCGCTAACTGCCGCCGGTTATAAATTGAGCAACGTGATATTTACTAGCTTGGCCAATTACGAGTACGGGGGATTGCTCAGGTAAAAAGACAACACCGCCATAAAGGCGGTGTTTGTTTTATTATCTTTGACTTTTTTTCTTAAATGTAATAATATGCGAGGTAATCAAATCGAAAAGGAGGTTAACGCAAATGGGTCGGAAACGAACCAAGGCTCAGCAAAAAAGATTTTTGGCAAAGCAGGCCGAGCATAAGAGAAAGATATGGAGAGTTCAGAGTATTCTGGGAAATCTAACCGGCTATAATACCGAGCAGCGATTTTTGGCTGCGTTCGAGAATTTGGATGTAGACCGATCCGCTTTTCCGGAATGGTATGTCGGTATACAAAAGACATCCATTCACCTAGACAAGGCCGGTGTCGATTTCATTATCATGACCGATTGTGGAGGATTTAATCTGCAGGTTAAAAGCTCCGAGCTCAGGGCCATGGAATTTGCCAGCAAAGGCAGGAATAAGCACATTCCTGTATTGGCTATCTTGAAGAAAGATACTCCGGAATTTATTCGCTATCAGGTATTCAATATCATCAGCGAATTACGGGAGCAAAGGCTGCAAAAACGCAGAGACCGTCGAAAACATCAGAAGGAAAATAAGAAGCTTCGAACACAGGCTAAGCAATTGGCAGCGGAGGCTGTGGTCTTAGAAGTTGCTAAGACCGCATTTTTTGAACAAACACCGTTGTGACAACGGTGTTTTTATTTGGTGAATTTCAGTAGCTTCGCAACTTAATCATTTTCAAATTTTAGCTTATCGATAAATACGTCAAAAGTTACTGGGTCTAAGCTGGGATTTTTGGCAATTACGTAAAATTCGCTAGGGTTATCGGCTGAGTATCTTATGTCGATAAGCGTGTGCTGTCCGCTACGCCATAGCGGTTGATTGGGGAAATTGGGAACATTCGTTTTCTTTTTTATTTCATACATTACAGCAGCGTGGGAGCCTACAGTTAGTTGTTCCCGTTTGAGGATGTCGACTGTCGTCAGGGTTAAAAAGGAACTAGCTCTAAAATGGCGGATAAAAATCTGTGACTTTTCTAGATTATCCGGTGAGGCCATTTTTGGATCGTATATATTAATGCTTTCATTTGCCTGTATATATTCAATTTCCCAATCTGCTGGGATTAAGCCTGTAAATTTATATATGGAGTTATAAGAAGAGAAGTTGATTGTTTTATCTGCTTGCTGGTCTTGATCTCTATGGGCTTCATTGTTTGCTTGAACATCGGCATTAGCTGTTTGCTGGTCGCTGCTTGGAGTGGCGTTGCCGCATCCGGCAGCTGTGAGGGAAATTGCAAAGACGATTAGTATGAGTTTTTTCATGGCTATTTTATCTTAATTAATTTACCGCGGCGCTTAACAATATTTTTATAGTCCCATTGAATGGCTTTGGATTTTTATATAACTAAGCATAACAAAAAACAACTGCTATTAACAGATGCTTTTTGCTAGGGTCGCGTAATGAAAGATGTGGTAGCTAGGTTTAGGGTTTATACCTAATGATAGTGGATTGGAAATACTGCTCTTGAAATTTAACTTGTTCAGTAATTTCCTCATCTGTGAATGTATTACCAAGAGGGGTAACGATCAATTTATCATCATTGTCATCGGTTCTATGTATGATTGCTATGCACTTGCCAGTAAATTCTTCGAGTGGTTGGTCGACTCCTAGAACATACGCATCTAATTCTTCCCCATCAGCTGCTAGCGTGTTTGGTACATATCCATAATTTACGGGATAATAAAAATCATATTTAGGATGTTTGGACCCCAAAGGCCTGTCCATTAGCACTTTGATTTTTTTGCCTAAATAATTGATCGCCTCTGTCATATGTGTAATATAACAAAAAACCGCCCATAAGGCGATCTATTGCTGGGGTGAGTGACGGGTTACGATCCCGCTGCCTCCGCTGCCACAGAGCGGCGCTCTACCGATTGAGCTACACCCACCATAATTATTAATTTTGCTCTTGCTAAAATAAAAACCCTGCACAGGTTTACCTTACGGCAATGTGAAGAGTCACTTATCTGCTGTGCCAGATAGGATTAATAAATCCGCTACAATTGTAGCGGATTTTTGCTTTGTAGTCAATTGTTCAACGAGATGTTTTAAAATCCTAAAAGTCCGCCTATGCCGCCAATAATCCCACCGAAGCCGCCGCTGCCTGAACCGCTCCCGCCGCCGTTAGTAGAACCGCCGGTGCTGCCCGAGTTTCCTGCAGTACCTGTCCCACTAGAACCCCCGCTAGCAACACCAGACCCGCCTGTGTTTACAGGAGGGTTGGTTGCGGTTTGTGGTGTGGGAGGTGTTGTGGGCTGGCTAGGGTTTAAGTTGAGATTTAGAATTGGCTTTGGCCCTGGTTTAGACTTCGGCTGTGGAGTACTGCTACTGTTTTTTGGCTCGGTGCTCCTACTAGGCTCGGCTTTGGTTTCGGTTTTCGCTCCTTCGACTTTGCCTTGATCTTTGTTAGATGTGCCCTTGGACGAATCTTTTTGCTTGATGTATTTGTGCAGTAAAACGTCGATCTGCTTAGCCTTATCCTTTTGTCCTTTGTCTAAGTAAGTTTGCTTGATTTTAGTTAGCACTTCAACTGCGTTCTTTGCGTCGGATTTAAGCTTGGACTTAACTTTAGCTTCGTATT
It encodes:
- a CDS encoding inorganic diphosphatase, yielding MTEAINYLGKKIKVLMDRPLGSKHPKYDFYYPVNYGYVPNTLAADGEELDAYVLGVDQPLEEFTGKCIAIIHRTDDNDDKLIVTPLGNTFTDEEITEQVKFQEQYFQSTIIRYKP